A window of the Diorhabda carinulata isolate Delta chromosome 1, icDioCari1.1, whole genome shotgun sequence genome harbors these coding sequences:
- the LOC130892010 gene encoding metaxin-2-like translates to MTLIDRISLELGAQEPWPKDVKLFQPYEVEQILLPDNANCLAIQAYLKMCQLDYNVEPRPNAEAMSPTLKVPFIKAGRFVISEVEGIVQFINGKGITLTENLDSEEKSNMRAYMSLIHNVLEMAELYICWVDNETYNEVTSVRNGSVYPWPLNHIQNRKKRSQVVKKLNTLGWYNKKLEEVYSEVETCCESLQTRLDGKPFFFQYGPTELDALVFGHLFTILTTPLPRSDLANIIRNYPSLIDLVKRIEKDYFKKEIKS, encoded by the exons ATGACTTTAATAGATAGAATTTCGCTTGAACTTGGAG CTCAAGAACCTTGGCCTAAAGATGTTAAACTATTCCAACCCTACGAAGTCGAACAAATCTTATTACCTGATAATGCGAATTGTTTAGCGATACAGGCATATCTAAAAATGTGCCAATTGGATTATAATGTTGAACCTAGACCAAACGCCGAAGCGATGTCTCCTACATTAAAAGTGCCTTTTATAAAAGCAGGAAGATTCGTTATATCCGAAGTGGAAGGCATTGTTCAATTTATCAACGGAAAAGGTATAACCCTAACGGAAAATTTAGATAGTGAAGAAAAGTCCAATATGAGAGCTTACATGTCTCTTATACACAACGTCCTTGAAATGGCAGAG TTGTATATATGTTGGGTAGATAACGAAACTTATAACGAGGTAACTAGTGTTAGAAACGGTTCTGTATATCCATGGCCGttaaatcatattcaaaatagaaaaaaaagatcACAGGTTGTAAAGAAACTTAATACTCTTGGttggtataataaaaaattggaagaagTATATTCTGAGGTTGAAACTTGTTGTGAATCTTTACAGACTCGTTTAGACGGAAAACCCTTCTTCTTTCAATATGG accTACTGAATTAGATGCTTTAGTATTCGGACATCTATTCACCATTCTCACAACTCCTCTACCGAGGAGTGATTTAGCTAATATCATCAGAAATTATCCTTCTCTTATTGATTTAGTTAAACGTATTGAAAaggattattttaaaaaagaaataaagtcTTAA
- the LOC130901955 gene encoding endochitinase, which produces MFFTVILIGLFVTLQGLEATPARVVCYFSNWAVYRPGIGRYGLEDVPVDLCTHIIYSFIGIDETSWSVLVIDPELDIEQNGFRNFSDIKKTHPDVKLEVAVGGWAEGGSKYSAMVAQKSRRDTFIGSVVAFMNEYNLDGFDLDWEYPGAADRGGSYSDKEKFFYFVEELRTAFTKAGKGWEITMAVPMAKFRLQEGYYVPELCELVDAIHVMSYDLRGNWAGFADTHSPLYKRPHDQWAYEKLNVNDGLQLWVDSGCSPKKLVVGIPFYGRSFTLSAGNTNYDLGTYINKEAGGGAPGPYTNSTGFLAYYEICTELLDENKGWTKKWDELGKVPYAYKGTQWVGYEDPVSIQIKMDWIKSKGYAGAMTWAIDMDDFHGLCGPENALIHILHANMKSYDVPEPHVSTTPRPEWDRPKSTTSSVMTTSKPHSTAATSTTPKATTTTPRNSSPSSTFSYPDDTDNLADCQADFMAHKDCDKYIRCDHGKATVFNCEPGTVFHTGLNVCDWPSNSDREECKS; this is translated from the exons ATGTTTTTTACTGTGATATTAATTGGACTTTTCGTCACATTGCAAGGTTTAG AAGCTACTCCCGCCAGGGTGGTTTGTTACTTCAGCAACTGGGCGGTGTATAGACCAGGTATTGGTAGGTATGGTTTGGAAGACGTTCCAGTCGATCTTTGTACCCACATCATTTATTCGTTTATTGGTATCGATGAAACATCATGGAGTGTACTCGTAATAGATCCTGAG ttGGACATCGAACAAAATGGTTTTAGAAACTTTAGCGATATTAAAAAGACGCATCCAGACGTGAAGCTCGAAGTTGCCGTTGGAGGATGGGCAGAAGGAGGCTCTAAATATTCCGCCATGGTCGCTCAGAAATCCAGAAGAGATACTTTCATTGGCAGCGTTGTTG CTTTTATGAACGAGTACAACTTAGATGGATTCGACTTGGATTGGGAATACCCCGGCGCTGCTGATCGCGGTGGAAGTTATTccgataaagaaaaattcttctATTTCGTTGAAGAACTTAGAACGGCATTCACTAAAGCGGGAAAAGGTTGGGAGATCACGATGGCGGTTCCCATGGCCAAATTCAGACTTCAAGAAGGTTACTATGTACCTGAACTTTGCGA GCTGGTAGATGCCATTCACGTGATGTCTTATGATTTAAGAGGAAATTGGGCAGGATTCGCCGACACACATAGTCCTCTATATAAAAGACCACACGACCAATGGGCTTACGAAAAATTGAACGTC aatGATGGTTTACAATTATGGGTGGATTCTGGTTGTTCGCCGAAAAAACTCGTCGTGGGGATACCGTTTTATGGTAGAAGCTTTACTCTAAGTGCCGGAAATACGAACTATGATTTGGGTACATACATAAACAAAGAAGCTGGTGGCGGTGCTCCAGGACCATACACAAACTCTACTGGATTTTTAGCTTATTACGAA aTATGCACAGAGTTATTAGATGAGAATAAAGGATGGACCAAGAAGTGGGACGAACTAGGAAAAGTACCTTACGCTTATAAAG GAACGCAATGGGTGGGTTATGAAGATCCGGTATCCATCCAAATAAAAATGGATTGGATTAAATCGAAAGGGTACGCAGGAGCAATGACCTGGGCTATAGATATGGACGATTTCCACGGACTCTGCGGACCAGAAAATGCTCTGATACATATTTTACACGCGAATATGAAATCATACGATGTACCCGAACCACACGTATCGACCACCCCCAGG CCGGAATGGGACAGACCTAAGAGTACGACTTCGTCGGTTATGACTACATCGAAGCCGCATTCGACTGCAGCAACTTCGACTACTCCAAAAGCCACCACCACGACACCAAGGAATAGCTCACCATCTTCCACGTTCAGTTATCCGGATGACACCGATAATTTGGCCGATTGTCAAGCAGATTTCATGGCGCACAAAGACTGTGATAAA TATATTCGTTGTGATCATGGTAAAGCGACAGTTTTCAATTGTGAACCCGGCACTGTGTTTCATACTGGTCTCAACGTTTGTGATTGGCCCTCGAATTCTGATAGAGAAGAATGCAAATCCTAG